TCCGAAGACCGCCATCGACGACAACACGTCGACGATGCAAAGCGTGATCGAGGCGCTGACCGATCTGGAAGTCGCCGAGGACGACATCCAGACGCGCAGCTTCAACATGTGGGTCGAGCAGATTTACGACGAAGACGGCCCGACCGGTCGATTCCTCTACCACGTGGTCAACCAGATCTCGGTGCGCGTGCGGGACATTGACCAGACCGGCGACGTGCTGGGCGCGGCGCTGGCGGCCGGCGCGAACACCGTGCGCGGCATCTCCTTCGGCGTGGAAGACACGCAGTCGCTGGAAGAGGCCGCGCGCGACGCTGCCGTCGACAACGCCATCGCCAAGGCCGAGCAGCTGGCCGAGCGGCTGGGTGTCGCGGTCGGCAGCCCGCGGTATATCGCCGAAATCTCCGGCGGCTTCCCCGACTCGGTCCGCGTCGAGCGAGCGGTCATGCTGGAGACCGCCGGCGGGAGCGTTCCGGTGTCGCCCGGCGACTTCACGGTTCGCGTGTCCGTGAACATCATCTTCGACATCGAGCTGCCGTACGAGGACGGCGACTCGGAGGAGGAAGAGTCCGAGGAGAGCTAAGGTGCCTCAAAACAAGTCAGGACCCATGGCATCAATTGCCCCCAATCCGTTCGAGAGCCCCTTCGACAAGCTCAGGGCGAACGGATTGGGGGCGGGCCACTGGCTGCAGTCAGCCCAGCCTCAGCGGCCGCCGGACCTGAAGAAGCGGTAGACATCCGCCAGCTCGGCGGTGCGCCGCGCTGGCGGCAGCGAGTCCAGCACCAGGTCGCCGTAGCGGCGGGTGGTCAGCCTGCGATCCAGGATGGCCACCACGCCGCGGTCCTGGCTCGAGCGAATCAGCCGGCCCACGCCTTGCTTGAGCAGCAGTGTGGCGCGCGGCAGGGCGAACTCGCCGAACCAGTTCCGGCCCTCGGCGCGCAGGCGGTCGGTGCGCGCGGCAATGACGGGATCGTCGGGCACGGCAAACGGCAACCGCGTGATGATGACCAGGCTCAGCGCCTCGCCCGGCACGTCGACGCCCTCCCAGAACGACCGCGTGCCGAAGAGAACGGCGTTGCCGGCCGCGCGGAACTGGTCGAGCAGTACCGGCGTGGGCGCCTGGCCCTGGCGCAGCACGGGAAACGCGAGCCGGCCCGAAAGCCGGCGCCAAGCGTCGCGCAGCGCCCGGTGGCTGGTGAACAGGCAAAACGCGCCGCCGCCCGAGGCCTGCACGAGCGCCTCGATGCGGGCGGCGACGGCGGCTGCGTAGACCTCCGAGGCGCCGCCGCCCGCCGGCGGTTCGGCGACGTCATGCGGCAGATACAAGAGCGCTTGGCGCCGATAGTCGAACGCCGGCTCGGTCACCATCCCCTCGGCGCCGGCCAGGCCCAGTCGATCGGCCGTGTAGTCAAACGAGCCCCCGACGGTGAGCGTGGCCGACGTGCCGATCACCTGCCGGCGGTCGGCCACCAGCCGCTTGAAGGTCGAAGCCACGTCGATTGGGGCGGCGGTCGCGACGATGCCGCGTTCGTCGGACCGCTCCGCGTAGTGCACCCAATCCGGGTCGCCGACGCGAAAGACTCGGTCGGCGTCCATCGCCAGCTCGCGCAGCCGGCGACTAAGCCAGGCGCCCTCCTCGCCGTCGGCAACCTCGCCTACCGCCTCGGCCAGGTCGGTGGCCAACTCCGCCAGCCGGATTCCGGCGGGGACCTCCTCCCGGATCGGCGATCGGCCGGCGCCCAACATGCGCTCGACCTGGGCAAATGCCGCCGTGGACGCTTCCAGCGCCGCCCGAATGGTTCCGGCGCGCCCGCGACCGACGGCGTCGATCACCCGCCGCGTGTTGAGCATGCGGGAGGCGCGGCCGGCGTCGATCTCCGCCGCGAAGACGGAGGTTGCCGCGTCCTCGAGCGTGTGCGCCTCGTCGAGCACCGCCGGCGCCCCCTGGGGCAGCGGCATGCCGGACCCGTCCTCGTCGCCCACCGACCGCAGCTTGGCGTCCACCAGCACCAGATGGTGATTGGTAATCACGATCTGGGCGTCGGCGGCCTGCGTCCGCGCCTTCTCGGCCCAGCACTCGCGCACGAAGGGACAGAGGCGTCCCTCGCAGGTCTCCGTGCCGCGGGTCAGCGCGGCGCGCAACACCGGCGTCGCGCCCTCGCCCAACTCGTCCATGTCGCCGCTGGTGGTGCGGTCGGCCCAGGCCCGAACTTCAGGCATGTGCCCCACGACCGCCGCGTCGGGCATTTGCGCCTGCGCATCCAGCGACAGCAGGCAGAGATAGTTGGCCCGACCTTTCAAGCGCGCCACGGTCGGCGACACGCCCGTGAGGCGGACGGCCAGCGGCAAGTCGTGGAACCAGAGCTGATCCTGCAACGCCTTGGTAGCGGTGCTCACGATCGCCTGCGACTTGGCGCGCAGCAGCGGCGCCAGGTAGGCCAGCGATTTGCCGGTGCCGGTGCCGGCCTCGACGAGCGCATGCTGTCCGGCGGCGAGCGCATCTTCCACGAACCCTGCCATCTGGAGCTGGCAGTCGCGGGTCTCGTATTCGGGGAGCAGCCTCGACAGGGCGCCGCCGGCGCCGAACAGTCGTTCGAGCGACCGCCGGCCGTCGGTCGGTCCGTTCACGCGGTTGCCGCTACGGGAGGATGCGAGTTGTGGCCGAGCCGCCGGCGATTGGCGTCGCCGCGAACGCCTCGGCGAAGTCCACGCCGGCCTGGAGTCCGCGATACGCCGACACCGTCTCGGCCGCCTCGGCGATGTCGATGCCCCGCCGCGTCAGGTACCAGTGCGCCAGCGCCTTGAGGTGCGCGATGGCCGCCTGCTTTGCGTCGATCGTGTCGCTCACGTCCACGTAGGTGTCGGGGGTGAAACCCTCGAACCATCGCGGCTGGTAGCCGAACACCGCGGGCGGCGCGTCCAGGGGGTCCTGGTCGGTGCGGGCGGTGGGCGCGGCGGCAAGGTGCGCGGCGTCGAGCGCCAGCCGCAAGACGTCGCGCAGGTCGTGGTGCGCGTCCACCGACGCCGGCGCGAGCAGGGCATTCGGCCGGAACTTCCGCACCACCTCGACCAGTTGCATTCGCGTCACCGCGTCGTTGGCCACGCTGAAGTCCGAGTGGCCGAACCAGAAACACTCCGCGCCCAGGGACCCGGCCGCAGCCTCCGCTTCGGCGCGATGCGCGTCGGCCTGCTCCCGCGGCGGCGCCTCATCGCCAACGCTGTTGCCGTTGCCCAGCGTGCAGATCGCCACCGCGCCACGCATGGCCACCACGCGCGCCAGCGTGCCGCCGCAGCACATCTCGGCGTCGCCGGGCGAAGCGGCCAGGGCGAGGATGCGCATGAGTCCCCCGTAGCGTGACGTGGTGAGAGTTTAGCCCGGCGCCTCAGGCGCTCCCGCCGCGTGCGGCAGAATTGACCTGCGCCGCAGCCGCGCCGGACTTATGCCCGATTCCACCGCCAATTTCTTCGACCAGGCCCGCGTCTACGTGCGCGCCGGGCGCGGTGGCGACGGCGTGGCGAGCTTCCGCCGCGAGAAGCACGTGCCGCTCGGCGGACCCGACGGCGGAGATGGCGGCCGCGGCGGCGACGTCATGATTCGGGGGCGCGAAAACTTACACGCGCTTACGCACCTGCAATACCGACATCGATTCGTCGCCGGCAACGGCGCGCCCGGCCAGCGCAGCCTGCGCCAGGGGCGGGACGGCAAGCCAGTGATCATCGACGTCCCGCTCGGCACCGTGGTGTATGACGACGCGGCCTCGCGCGTGCTGCACGATCTGGTTGAAGCGGGCCAAGTTGAGGTGGTCGCCCACGGCGGTTCGGGGGGACGCGGCAACGCGCGCTTCAAGTCGTCGCGCTTCACGGCGCCGGATCTTGCGCTGCGCGGCGCGGACGGGGACGAATGCCACCTGCGCCTCGAATTGGAGCTAATTGCCGACGTTGGGCTGGTTGGCGCGCCCAATGCGGGAAAGTCGTCGCTGCTGGCGCGCATCAGCGACGCCCGGCCGAAAGTCGCGCCGTACCCCTTCACGACGCTGCAGCCCGTATTGGGCGTCGTCGCGGCCAGCGACACGCACGTGGTCGTCGCCGATCTGCCGGGGCTGATCGAGGGCGCCAGCGAGGGGGCAGGTCTCGGCGCGCAATTCCTGCGCCACGCCAGGCGTTCACGGGTGCTCATTCACGTCGTTGACGGCTCGGGCCTGGAGCGACCGCCGATCGAGGCCTTGGACGCCATCAACCATGAGCTGGCAAGCCACGGCGCCGGATTGGAGACGCGGCCGCAGATCGTGGTTTTCAACAAGATCGACCTTGCCGAATCTCGCGTTGAGTGGAGCGCCTTTGCCGCGGAGTGCCGCGAGCGCGCCTGGGAGCCGGTGGCGGTG
The genomic region above belongs to Chloroflexota bacterium and contains:
- a CDS encoding PIG-L family deacetylase yields the protein MRILALAASPGDAEMCCGGTLARVVAMRGAVAICTLGNGNSVGDEAPPREQADAHRAEAEAAAGSLGAECFWFGHSDFSVANDAVTRMQLVEVVRKFRPNALLAPASVDAHHDLRDVLRLALDAAHLAAAPTARTDQDPLDAPPAVFGYQPRWFEGFTPDTYVDVSDTIDAKQAAIAHLKALAHWYLTRRGIDIAEAAETVSAYRGLQAGVDFAEAFAATPIAGGSATTRILP
- the obgE gene encoding GTPase ObgE encodes the protein MPDSTANFFDQARVYVRAGRGGDGVASFRREKHVPLGGPDGGDGGRGGDVMIRGRENLHALTHLQYRHRFVAGNGAPGQRSLRQGRDGKPVIIDVPLGTVVYDDAASRVLHDLVEAGQVEVVAHGGSGGRGNARFKSSRFTAPDLALRGADGDECHLRLELELIADVGLVGAPNAGKSSLLARISDARPKVAPYPFTTLQPVLGVVAASDTHVVVADLPGLIEGASEGAGLGAQFLRHARRSRVLIHVVDGSGLERPPIEALDAINHELASHGAGLETRPQIVVFNKIDLAESRVEWSAFAAECRERAWEPVAVSAATGEGIPTLIQRALGALAEAREPERPQPTAPPVLRPEPVHEAPRLFRREDGAYVIRDPTLERLARQLNLNTPDAVDYFQRRLDRSGVTARLEKAGAEPGDTVVIGELEFEWEAEGL
- a CDS encoding ATP-dependent DNA helicase, which produces MNGPTDGRRSLERLFGAGGALSRLLPEYETRDCQLQMAGFVEDALAAGQHALVEAGTGTGKSLAYLAPLLRAKSQAIVSTATKALQDQLWFHDLPLAVRLTGVSPTVARLKGRANYLCLLSLDAQAQMPDAAVVGHMPEVRAWADRTTSGDMDELGEGATPVLRAALTRGTETCEGRLCPFVRECWAEKARTQAADAQIVITNHHLVLVDAKLRSVGDEDGSGMPLPQGAPAVLDEAHTLEDAATSVFAAEIDAGRASRMLNTRRVIDAVGRGRAGTIRAALEASTAAFAQVERMLGAGRSPIREEVPAGIRLAELATDLAEAVGEVADGEEGAWLSRRLRELAMDADRVFRVGDPDWVHYAERSDERGIVATAAPIDVASTFKRLVADRRQVIGTSATLTVGGSFDYTADRLGLAGAEGMVTEPAFDYRRQALLYLPHDVAEPPAGGGASEVYAAAVAARIEALVQASGGGAFCLFTSHRALRDAWRRLSGRLAFPVLRQGQAPTPVLLDQFRAAGNAVLFGTRSFWEGVDVPGEALSLVIITRLPFAVPDDPVIAARTDRLRAEGRNWFGEFALPRATLLLKQGVGRLIRSSQDRGVVAILDRRLTTRRYGDLVLDSLPPARRTAELADVYRFFRSGGR
- a CDS encoding SIMPL domain-containing protein (The SIMPL domain is named for its presence in mouse protein SIMPL (signalling molecule that associates with mouse pelle-like kinase). Bacterial member BP26, from Brucella, was shown to assemble into a channel-like structure, while YggE from E. coli has been associated with resistance to oxidative stress.) translates to MLNRARVTLAIAILALAAVIGSVAVVGADSDETSYLEPPRTLSVNGDGTASAAPDIVDIQLGVETIDEDPKTAIDDNTSTMQSVIEALTDLEVAEDDIQTRSFNMWVEQIYDEDGPTGRFLYHVVNQISVRVRDIDQTGDVLGAALAAGANTVRGISFGVEDTQSLEEAARDAAVDNAIAKAEQLAERLGVAVGSPRYIAEISGGFPDSVRVERAVMLETAGGSVPVSPGDFTVRVSVNIIFDIELPYEDGDSEEEESEES